A window from Pseudooceanicola algae encodes these proteins:
- the dapE gene encoding succinyl-diaminopimelate desuccinylase codes for MPDSPQIDSPQIDSPQIPVRTPVDPVDLTARLIRCETVTPAEGGALSLLQDLLTTAGFTCTRVSRNGIENLFARWGDKGHAKTFGFNGHTDVVPVGDANAWKHAPFSGDIEDGVLWGRGAQDMKSGVAAFAAAAVDFVTDTPPDGAVVLAITGDEEGDAQDGTRALLDWMKDNDEPLSCCIVGEPTCPKTMGEMIKIGRRGSMTAWFAATGVQGHSAYPHLAKNPLPAMARLVDRLAGHELDQGTDHFGASTLAVVQFDTGNTATNVIPARCTAAVNIRFNDLHSGAALDQWLRREAQDVSRMFDIVIETEVKISGESFLTPPGDLSDLVAAAVEAETGLVPALSTTGGTSDARFVKDLCPVVEFGLVGDAMHQTDERVPTVQIDQLKAIYTRILTDYFSQSDDSDDDATA; via the coding sequence ATGCCCGACAGCCCCCAGATCGACAGCCCCCAGATCGACAGCCCCCAGATCCCCGTCCGCACGCCGGTCGATCCGGTCGACCTGACCGCCCGGCTGATCCGCTGCGAGACCGTCACCCCCGCCGAGGGCGGCGCGCTGAGCCTGCTGCAGGACCTGCTGACCACCGCCGGTTTCACCTGCACCCGCGTCAGCCGCAACGGGATCGAGAACCTCTTTGCCCGCTGGGGCGACAAGGGTCATGCGAAGACATTCGGCTTCAACGGCCACACGGACGTGGTGCCGGTCGGCGATGCGAATGCCTGGAAACACGCGCCCTTCAGCGGCGATATCGAAGACGGCGTGCTGTGGGGACGCGGCGCGCAGGACATGAAATCCGGCGTTGCCGCCTTTGCCGCCGCCGCCGTCGATTTCGTCACCGACACGCCGCCCGATGGCGCGGTCGTGCTGGCCATCACCGGCGACGAGGAAGGCGATGCCCAGGACGGCACCCGCGCCCTGCTCGACTGGATGAAGGACAACGACGAACCCCTGTCCTGCTGCATCGTCGGCGAACCGACCTGCCCGAAAACCATGGGCGAGATGATCAAGATCGGTCGGCGCGGGTCGATGACCGCCTGGTTCGCCGCCACCGGCGTGCAGGGCCATTCGGCCTATCCGCATCTGGCAAAGAACCCCCTGCCCGCCATGGCGCGGCTGGTCGACCGGCTGGCCGGGCACGAGCTGGACCAGGGCACCGACCACTTTGGCGCCTCGACCCTGGCCGTGGTGCAGTTCGACACCGGCAACACCGCCACAAACGTGATCCCGGCGCGCTGCACCGCCGCCGTGAACATCCGTTTCAACGACCTGCACAGCGGCGCGGCGCTGGACCAGTGGCTGCGCCGCGAGGCTCAGGACGTCAGCCGCATGTTCGACATCGTGATCGAGACCGAGGTGAAGATCAGCGGCGAAAGCTTCCTGACCCCGCCCGGTGATCTGAGCGACCTGGTCGCCGCGGCCGTCGAAGCCGAAACCGGGCTGGTCCCCGCGCTGTCGACCACGGGCGGCACCTCGGACGCGCGCTTCGTCAAGGATCTCTGCCCGGTGGTGGAATTCGGCCTTGTCGGCGATGCCATGCACCAGACGGACGAGCGCGTGCCAACGGTCCAGATCGACCAGTTGAAGGCGATCTACACCCGCATCCTTACGGACTATTTCAGCCAGAGCGACGACAGCGATGACGACGCCACAGCCTGA
- the rnr gene encoding ribonuclease R: MSQLPSKPEILDWIAAHPTQTAKRDIAKAFGIKGAARIDLKRLLKELEEEGHLEKRKKTYRDPDSLPPVSVVMVNAPDSDGDLSARPLEWQGEGPEPHIALILRDSDPALGEGDRILAKLTRVGNENAYQGRLIRKIGTNPTRILGVFRKTSEGGRILPIDKGSDKEWTVPEGALHGAKDGELVEAEQSGPRARMGLPRARVVARLGDPSAPRAVSLIAIHQHGIPDAFPDTVVAEADGMKPAGLSGREDLRDLPLVTIDPADARDHDDACFAEADTDPKNPDGHILWVAIADVAHYVTPGSALDNEARRRGNSSYFPDRVVPMLPDRLSGDLCSLHEGVPRACIAVRMQLDARGNKIAHSFHRGLMRSAASLTYGQVQAAMDGKPDDQCGPLLDDVIRPLYAAYEALKIAREARQPLDLDLPERRIELGDDGRVASVNFRERLDAHKLIEEFMVLANVAAAETLIKKKSPLLFRVHEEPSKEKLEALRETADSAGFQVAKGQVLKTAHLNRLLDQAAGTDQAELINMATLRSMMQAYYAPFNFGHFGLALQNYAHFTSPIRRYADLVVHRSLVSVHGWGKDGLSPQEIENLEATAGHISETERRSMMAERDTTDRYLAAYLSERVGSEMTGRISGVARFGAFVRLDETGADGLVPIRSLGREFFHHDREANTLMGSESGMMVQPGQRVKVKLAEAIPVTGGIALELLELEGKAVEQGAAATGGRRPGRGGPGKSRKGGFKGGPKGPAAKPGPKRKLVRAKRKDAKTATKVRRTRS; encoded by the coding sequence ATGTCACAGCTTCCCTCAAAGCCCGAGATCCTCGACTGGATCGCCGCGCATCCCACCCAGACCGCCAAACGCGACATCGCCAAGGCCTTCGGTATCAAGGGCGCCGCCCGGATCGACCTCAAGCGCCTGCTGAAGGAGCTTGAAGAAGAAGGTCATCTGGAAAAGCGCAAGAAGACCTACCGCGATCCCGACAGCCTGCCGCCGGTGTCGGTGGTCATGGTCAATGCGCCGGACAGCGATGGCGATCTGAGCGCCCGCCCCCTTGAATGGCAGGGCGAGGGCCCCGAGCCCCATATCGCGCTGATCCTGCGCGACAGCGATCCGGCCCTTGGCGAAGGCGACCGCATCCTGGCCAAGCTGACGCGTGTGGGGAATGAAAATGCCTATCAGGGCCGGTTGATCCGCAAGATCGGCACCAATCCGACGCGTATTCTGGGCGTCTTCCGCAAGACCTCGGAAGGCGGGCGTATCCTGCCGATCGACAAGGGCAGCGACAAGGAATGGACAGTGCCCGAAGGGGCGCTGCACGGCGCCAAGGACGGCGAGTTGGTCGAGGCCGAACAAAGCGGGCCGCGCGCCCGCATGGGCCTGCCCCGTGCCCGCGTCGTGGCGCGCCTCGGCGACCCGAGCGCGCCGCGTGCGGTCAGCCTGATCGCCATCCACCAGCACGGCATCCCCGATGCCTTTCCCGATACGGTCGTGGCCGAAGCCGACGGCATGAAACCCGCTGGCCTTTCGGGCCGTGAAGATCTGCGCGACCTTCCGCTGGTCACCATCGACCCGGCCGATGCCCGCGACCACGACGACGCCTGTTTTGCCGAAGCCGACACCGACCCCAAGAACCCCGACGGTCATATCCTCTGGGTCGCGATTGCCGATGTAGCGCATTACGTGACGCCCGGTTCGGCGCTCGACAACGAAGCGCGGCGGCGCGGCAATTCCAGCTATTTCCCCGACCGGGTCGTGCCGATGCTGCCCGACCGTCTGTCGGGCGACCTGTGTTCGCTGCACGAAGGCGTGCCGCGCGCCTGTATCGCCGTGAGGATGCAGCTGGACGCGCGCGGCAACAAGATCGCCCACAGCTTTCACCGCGGGCTGATGCGCTCTGCCGCGTCGCTGACCTACGGACAGGTGCAGGCGGCGATGGATGGCAAACCCGACGACCAGTGCGGCCCGCTGCTTGATGACGTGATCCGGCCGCTTTATGCCGCCTATGAGGCGCTCAAGATCGCGCGCGAAGCGCGCCAGCCGCTGGACCTCGACCTGCCCGAACGGCGGATCGAGCTTGGCGACGATGGCCGCGTCGCTTCGGTCAATTTCCGCGAACGGCTGGATGCGCACAAGCTGATCGAGGAATTCATGGTGCTGGCCAATGTCGCCGCCGCCGAGACCCTGATCAAGAAGAAATCCCCGCTGCTGTTCCGGGTCCACGAGGAACCGAGCAAGGAAAAGCTGGAAGCACTGCGCGAAACCGCCGACAGCGCCGGGTTCCAGGTGGCCAAGGGGCAGGTCCTGAAGACCGCGCACCTGAACCGCCTGCTGGATCAGGCCGCCGGTACCGATCAGGCCGAGCTGATCAACATGGCGACCCTGCGGTCGATGATGCAGGCCTACTACGCGCCGTTCAACTTCGGCCACTTCGGCCTTGCCTTGCAGAACTACGCGCATTTCACCTCGCCCATCCGGCGCTATGCCGACCTCGTGGTGCATCGGTCGCTGGTCAGCGTGCATGGCTGGGGCAAGGACGGTCTCAGTCCGCAGGAGATCGAGAACCTCGAGGCGACGGCGGGCCATATCTCGGAAACCGAGCGGCGCTCGATGATGGCGGAACGCGACACGACGGATCGCTATCTGGCCGCCTATCTGAGCGAACGGGTGGGCAGCGAGATGACCGGGCGCATCAGCGGCGTGGCGCGGTTCGGTGCCTTCGTGCGGCTGGATGAAACCGGGGCCGACGGGCTGGTGCCGATCCGGTCGCTTGGGCGCGAATTCTTCCACCATGACCGCGAGGCCAATACCCTGATGGGGTCCGAAAGCGGCATGATGGTGCAACCGGGCCAGCGCGTGAAGGTCAAGCTGGCCGAAGCGATCCCGGTCACCGGCGGCATCGCGCTGGAACTGCTGGAACTGGAAGGCAAGGCCGTCGAACAGGGCGCGGCGGCCACAGGCGGGCGGCGCCCCGGACGCGGCGGCCCCGGCAAATCACGCAAGGGCGGCTTCAAGGGTGGACCCAAAGGCCCGGCGGCCAAGCCCGGCCCCAAACGCAAGCTGGTGCGCGCCAAGCGCAAGGATGCCAAGACCGCGACCAAGGTGCGCCGCACCCGCAGCTAG
- a CDS encoding GNAT family N-acetyltransferase, translated as MTTPQPDIQLVTDPAPCFALRQAVFVDEQGFDAEAEFDALDAQAEHLLARLDGRPVGTARLLVDGDAGRIGRICVSRDCRGTGLGAALVEAGAARLQARGFTRIVLGAQVRAMGFYETLGFTACGSEYDDEGVPHREMERRV; from the coding sequence ATGACGACGCCACAGCCTGACATTCAGCTGGTCACCGATCCCGCCCCCTGTTTCGCGCTGCGGCAGGCGGTCTTCGTCGACGAACAGGGCTTTGACGCCGAAGCCGAGTTCGACGCGCTGGACGCGCAGGCCGAGCATCTGCTGGCGCGCCTCGACGGTCGCCCCGTCGGCACCGCCCGCCTGCTGGTGGACGGCGACGCGGGACGGATCGGGCGCATCTGCGTGTCCCGCGACTGCCGCGGCACCGGGCTGGGCGCGGCGCTGGTCGAAGCCGGGGCGGCCCGCCTGCAGGCGCGTGGCTTCACCCGTATCGTGCTGGGCGCACAGGTCCGCGCAATGGGCTTTTACGAAACCCTCGGCTTTACCGCCTGCGGGTCGGAATACGACGACGAAGGCGTGCCACACCGCGAGATGGAACGCCGGGTCTGA
- a CDS encoding GlsB/YeaQ/YmgE family stress response membrane protein has product MQGLGWLAAIIVGALAGWIAEKIMKSDHSLILNIVLGIVGALLMNFLLVTLLGATLGGWIGQLVVGILGACILIAGARMLRRA; this is encoded by the coding sequence ATGCAAGGACTAGGTTGGCTCGCCGCCATCATCGTAGGGGCCCTCGCGGGCTGGATCGCGGAAAAGATCATGAAATCGGATCACAGCCTGATCCTGAACATCGTGCTCGGCATCGTCGGCGCGCTCCTGATGAACTTCCTGCTCGTCACCCTGCTCGGTGCAACACTCGGCGGCTGGATCGGTCAGCTCGTGGTCGGTATCCTCGGTGCCTGCATCTTGATCGCCGGCGCCCGCATGCTGCGCCGCGCCTGA
- the dapD gene encoding 2,3,4,5-tetrahydropyridine-2,6-dicarboxylate N-succinyltransferase: MSNAQLEAAIEAAWEARDTITPATTGETRDAIETTLAALDGGTLRVAEKQADGTWFVNQWAKKAVLLGFRLKDMEIQTGGPQDGTWWDKVDSKFKGWGAEDFKTAGFRAVPNCVVRKSAFIAPGVVLMPSFVNLGAYVDSGTMVDAWATVGSCAQIGKNVHLSGGVGIGGVLEPMQAGPTIIEDNCFIGARSEVVEGVIVREGSVLGMGVYIGQSTKIVDRETGEVTYGEVPPYSVVVSGTMPSKNGVNLYCAVIVKRVDERTRSKTGVNELLRD, from the coding sequence ATGTCGAACGCCCAGCTTGAAGCCGCCATCGAAGCCGCCTGGGAGGCGCGTGACACGATCACGCCCGCCACCACCGGCGAAACCCGCGACGCCATCGAAACCACGCTGGCCGCGCTGGACGGAGGCACCCTGCGCGTCGCCGAGAAACAGGCCGACGGCACATGGTTCGTCAACCAGTGGGCCAAGAAGGCCGTGCTGCTGGGCTTCCGCCTGAAGGACATGGAGATCCAGACCGGCGGTCCCCAGGACGGCACCTGGTGGGACAAGGTCGACAGCAAGTTCAAGGGCTGGGGCGCCGAGGACTTCAAGACCGCCGGCTTCCGCGCCGTGCCAAACTGCGTGGTGCGCAAATCCGCCTTCATCGCGCCCGGCGTGGTGCTGATGCCCAGCTTCGTGAACCTCGGCGCCTATGTCGACAGCGGCACCATGGTCGATGCCTGGGCCACCGTCGGCTCCTGCGCGCAGATCGGCAAGAACGTCCACCTGTCCGGCGGCGTCGGCATCGGTGGCGTGCTGGAGCCCATGCAGGCCGGCCCGACCATCATCGAGGACAATTGCTTCATCGGCGCGCGCTCCGAAGTGGTCGAAGGCGTCATCGTCCGCGAAGGCTCGGTCCTCGGCATGGGCGTCTACATCGGCCAGTCGACCAAGATCGTCGACCGCGAAACCGGCGAAGTCACCTACGGCGAGGTCCCGCCCTATTCCGTCGTCGTCTCGGGCACCATGCCGTCCAAGAACGGCGTGAACCTCTACTGCGCGGTGATCGTCAAACGGGTCGACGAACGCACCCGGTCGAAAACCGGCGTCAACGAATTGCTGCGCGACTGA
- a CDS encoding MFS transporter: protein MPGVTTLVRVLVIFVAGLGASGQFAKIAVLFPAWAAAYPQAGAGLGFLLSLISLLGVVLGLVAGMVVARAGFRRALIWSLLLGALLSGLESLMPPLPVMMGLRAMEGLSHLVLVVACPTMMAEITSDRARPLAMTLWSTYFGVSFVLFALAGPPLLSLAGIPAVLLAHAGWMLAMALLVRIALPDDRATAQTDGTTAHPGAPLSLGLVLKRHAQAYSSPFIAAPGIGWFCYAVSYVAYLTVIPPFLPEAYRTTLIAILPILGILVSLTLSAALLRRLSAVTVAVMGFAGAALSLLCLAAWPGAAWPSVALFCTMGLMQSGGFASVPQINHALADRALSNGSLAQMGNLGNLIGTPVLLALTASFGQSGLIWFGLCAYGAGIVTHLIAARMRARRQMA from the coding sequence ATGCCAGGGGTGACGACCCTGGTGCGGGTTCTGGTGATCTTCGTCGCCGGGCTCGGCGCCTCGGGGCAATTCGCCAAGATCGCGGTGCTCTTCCCGGCCTGGGCGGCAGCCTATCCGCAGGCCGGGGCGGGGCTTGGCTTCCTGCTGTCACTGATCTCGCTGCTCGGGGTCGTGCTGGGGCTGGTCGCGGGCATGGTGGTAGCCCGCGCAGGCTTTCGCCGCGCGCTGATCTGGTCGCTGCTGCTGGGTGCGCTGCTCTCGGGGCTGGAATCTCTGATGCCCCCGCTGCCGGTCATGATGGGCCTGCGCGCCATGGAAGGCCTGTCCCACCTTGTCCTGGTGGTGGCCTGCCCGACGATGATGGCCGAAATTACCTCGGACCGCGCCCGCCCCCTGGCCATGACCCTGTGGAGCACCTATTTCGGCGTTTCCTTCGTGTTGTTCGCTCTTGCCGGGCCGCCGCTACTGTCCCTGGCGGGCATCCCGGCGGTGCTGCTGGCCCATGCCGGATGGATGTTGGCCATGGCGCTGCTGGTGCGGATCGCCCTGCCCGATGACCGGGCCACGGCGCAGACCGATGGCACCACGGCTCACCCTGGCGCGCCGCTCTCGCTTGGGCTGGTGCTGAAACGTCATGCGCAGGCCTATAGCTCGCCCTTCATTGCGGCACCCGGCATCGGCTGGTTCTGCTATGCGGTCAGCTATGTCGCCTACCTGACCGTGATCCCGCCCTTTCTGCCCGAAGCCTACCGCACGACCCTGATCGCGATCCTGCCGATCCTGGGCATCCTGGTCTCGCTCACCCTCAGTGCCGCACTGCTGCGGCGGCTTTCGGCGGTCACGGTGGCGGTGATGGGCTTCGCCGGTGCGGCGCTCTCGCTGCTCTGCCTCGCCGCCTGGCCGGGCGCGGCCTGGCCTTCGGTGGCCCTGTTCTGCACCATGGGACTGATGCAAAGCGGTGGCTTCGCCTCGGTGCCACAGATCAACCACGCGCTCGCCGACCGCGCGCTGTCGAATGGCAGCCTCGCCCAGATGGGCAATCTCGGCAACCTCATCGGCACCCCGGTCCTGCTCGCCCTGACGGCCAGCTTCGGCCAGTCCGGCCTCATCTGGTTCGGCCTATGCGCCTATGGCGCTGGCATCGTCACCCACCTCATCGCCGCCCGCATGCGCGCCCGCCGCCAAATGGCCTGA
- a CDS encoding LOG family protein, protein MQDDDHQNRFRQSREDRETQRQQPHTPQTVSPSYRLAFTDEDFLCRDDLRPVRLQLELLKPQLAMDEAGIESTVVLFGGARIRENPTGSGIDSLSHFYDEAREFARRVTEHSQASGGKRWVIATGGGPGVMEAGNRGASDAGGRSLGLNIVLPHEQAPNAYVTPELCFNFHYFAIRKMHFLMRARAICVFPGGFGTLDETFEAITLIQTGRMEQVPILLFGRAFWDKVVNFDALAEMGTISAADLDLFRFVETADEAIEAIKTWPGTGEKRQHIPGRT, encoded by the coding sequence ATGCAGGACGACGACCACCAGAACCGCTTTCGCCAGAGCCGCGAAGATCGCGAGACCCAGCGCCAGCAACCGCATACTCCCCAGACCGTCTCGCCCAGCTACCGCCTGGCCTTCACGGACGAGGATTTCCTCTGCCGCGACGACCTGCGACCAGTGCGCCTGCAGCTGGAGCTGCTGAAGCCGCAGCTGGCCATGGACGAGGCCGGGATCGAAAGCACGGTGGTCCTGTTCGGCGGCGCGCGGATCCGCGAGAACCCGACCGGAAGCGGCATCGACAGCCTGTCGCATTTCTACGACGAGGCACGGGAATTCGCCCGCCGGGTAACCGAACATTCGCAGGCCTCGGGCGGCAAGCGATGGGTCATCGCCACCGGCGGCGGCCCCGGTGTGATGGAGGCGGGCAACCGCGGCGCTTCGGATGCGGGCGGGCGGTCGCTTGGCCTCAACATCGTTTTGCCGCATGAACAGGCGCCCAACGCCTATGTCACGCCCGAGCTATGCTTCAACTTCCACTATTTCGCCATCCGCAAGATGCACTTCCTGATGCGCGCCCGCGCCATCTGCGTCTTTCCCGGCGGCTTCGGCACCCTGGACGAAACCTTCGAGGCGATCACCCTGATCCAGACCGGCCGGATGGAGCAGGTGCCGATCCTGCTCTTCGGTCGCGCCTTCTGGGACAAGGTAGTGAATTTCGACGCCCTGGCCGAAATGGGCACGATTTCTGCCGCGGATCTCGACCTGTTCCGCTTTGTCGAAACCGCTGACGAGGCCATCGAGGCCATCAAGACCTGGCCCGGCACCGGCGAAAAACGCCAGCATATTCCCGGCCGCACCTGA
- a CDS encoding DUF2235 domain-containing protein has product MAKDIVILLDGTSNEIARKRSNVLRLYGCLAKGDSQVVWYDPGVGTFGDANAWSRVRRKISEVWGMATGHGMDQNVKEAYRFLCETYEHGEKDADGNRDSDRIWIFGFSRGAYAARVLAGFVHAFGLIRPVQFNLLDYAYRAYKAIGERSGDAAFAEIRLHERALQPQRVSIEGMGLMDTVASVIEPGRFGPRLASHAYSNNNPSVRALRHAVAIDERRCMYHARLWGEEREYRKPFAPPGSGEPQDVKELWFAGVHGDIGGGYPEAESQLGKLPLDWLIRETAALGLAFNTRTVNAIVLGTGEDSKYVPPVAGADQHVSLSWPWWILEVFPSFGRDAATPGRRVLGMTFPLGAYRPIPDGAAFHPSVAERMRQRPEYRPPNLPGDLGAASVPAEEVVQDEGVSVG; this is encoded by the coding sequence TTGGCGAAGGATATCGTTATCCTGCTGGACGGGACATCGAACGAGATCGCGCGCAAGCGGTCGAACGTGCTGCGGCTTTACGGTTGTCTTGCCAAGGGGGACAGCCAGGTCGTCTGGTACGATCCCGGTGTCGGGACCTTCGGGGATGCCAATGCCTGGTCGCGGGTGCGCCGCAAGATCAGCGAGGTCTGGGGCATGGCGACCGGCCACGGCATGGATCAGAACGTGAAAGAGGCCTACCGGTTTCTGTGCGAGACCTACGAGCATGGCGAAAAGGATGCCGACGGAAACCGGGACAGCGACCGGATCTGGATCTTCGGCTTTTCGCGCGGCGCCTATGCGGCGCGGGTGCTGGCCGGGTTCGTCCATGCCTTCGGACTGATCCGCCCGGTGCAGTTCAACCTGCTGGATTACGCCTATCGCGCCTACAAGGCCATCGGCGAGCGCAGCGGAGACGCGGCCTTTGCCGAGATCCGCCTGCACGAGCGCGCGCTGCAGCCCCAAAGGGTGTCGATCGAGGGCATGGGACTGATGGACACTGTGGCCTCGGTGATCGAACCGGGGCGCTTTGGTCCTCGGCTGGCCTCGCATGCCTATTCGAACAACAATCCTTCGGTCCGGGCGCTGCGCCATGCGGTCGCGATCGACGAGCGACGCTGCATGTATCACGCGCGTCTGTGGGGCGAGGAACGGGAATATCGCAAGCCCTTCGCCCCGCCGGGGTCCGGTGAACCGCAGGATGTGAAGGAGCTGTGGTTTGCCGGGGTGCATGGCGATATCGGCGGCGGTTACCCGGAGGCGGAAAGCCAGCTGGGCAAACTGCCGCTGGACTGGCTGATCCGGGAAACCGCCGCGCTGGGGCTGGCGTTCAACACGCGGACGGTGAATGCAATCGTGCTGGGTACCGGTGAGGACAGCAAGTACGTGCCCCCCGTTGCGGGCGCCGATCAGCATGTGTCCCTGAGCTGGCCATGGTGGATCCTTGAGGTGTTCCCGAGCTTCGGCCGTGACGCCGCCACGCCGGGGCGACGGGTGCTGGGGATGACTTTCCCCCTTGGCGCTTATCGCCCAATCCCGGACGGCGCGGCATTCCACCCTTCGGTGGCGGAGCGGATGCGGCAGCGCCCCGAATACCGCCCGCCCAACCTGCCGGGGGATCTGGGGGCGGCTTCGGTCCCTGCGGAGGAGGTCGTGCAGGACGAAGGGGTGTCGGTTGGGTAA